In Desulfoferula mesophila, the genomic window GCTGGAAGCCGTACATGCGGCCCTGGCCGTCGCCCTGGGGCATCTCCTGGTGGATGATGCCGCTGCCCGCGGTCATCCACTGCACGTCGCCCCGGCCGATGACCCCCTGGTTTCCCAGGCTGTCGCCGTGCTCCACGTCGCCCTCCAGCACGTAGGTGATGGTCTCGATGCCCCGGTGAGGGTGCCAGGGGAAGCCCTTGCGGTAGTGCTCCGGGGTGTCGGAGCGGAAATCGTCCAAGAGCAGGAAGGGGTCCAGCAGGGGAACCTCGCTGAAGCCGAAGACGCGGTTCAGGTGCACCCCGGCCCCTTCCAGGGTGGGTTTGTCCTTGAGGACCTTGCTGATTTTGCGGGTAATGGGCATGGGTTGCCTCCTTCCGGTTTGGCCTGGACAAACGCGCCGCTTTCATTCAGGTTAGCACCACCGGGCGGCGCAAGGGAACGGGAGGCGGCGGGGCCTTCGGCTCAGACTACCCCAATATGCTACCCTGGTCTTGGCGGTTCAGCGGTCGATTCATCAGACGTATTTGCGCCTTTATTCCCGGCAAGAAGACGAGGAAAAATCATATGCGGGCATCCGTGGGTTTGGTGGGCTGCGGCAACTGGGGCAAGAACATCCTGCGCGATCTGCTTAAACTCCAAGCCAGGGTCCACGTGGCCGACCCCGACCCGGGGGCTCGCCAAAGGGCCACTGGTATGGGTGCCGAGGCGGTGGTGGCCCACAGCGACCAGCTGCCCGAGCTGGACGGCTATGTGCTTGCGGTTCCCATTGATCTCCTGGCGAGCGAAGCGCGCGGGCTTTTGGTCCGGTCGGGGCCCATATTTTCGGAAAAAACCCTGTGCAGCACCCTGGCCCAGGCCGACGAACTGGCGAACGCCGGGGCCCAGGGCCGGGTTTTCGTCATGCACAAGTGGGAATACCACCAGGGCGTGCGGCTGCTGCGCAGCCTGGCGCAAGACGGCAAAATCGGGCGCTTGGCGGAAATACAGTGCTATCGGCACAACTGGGCCGCGGATATGCACGGAGGGGACGTGCTGTCGTGCCTGGCGGTGCACGACCTGACCATCATCCGCCACGTGCTGGGCGAAATCCCCACGCCGCAGTGCTCCTACCTGAGCCGGGAAGGCGGTTTGGCCACCGGCATCTGCGCGGTGCTGGGGCGGGGGCTGCGGGCGGTGCTCAGCGTCAGCGCCCGCCATGCCGGGTATTATCGCACAGTCTGCCTGCACGGATCGCGAGGGACCCTGGCCCTGGTCGATCCCCTGGCCGATCACGTCATATACCGGGACGCGGCCGGGGAGGAGAAGATTCCTTTCCAAAACTCCATGCCCCTGTTCGACGAACTGGCCGAGTTCCTGGGCTACCTGCGGGGGGGCGGGGAGCCACGCTGCGGCCTGGAGCGGGCCAGGGAGGTGGCCCGAGCCTTGGACGGCCTGCGCGCGGTGGAGCTAGGCGCCGAGCCGGCCGGATGATCCCCGACAATTCGCCTCGGCTGCTTTCAAGGTAACAGCGGGGCCGCCGGGAACCGCAGTTGGCGAGACGCCCAACAGCAAGATAACGCGCGTAACCCGGCTACGGACGGTGGACGATCCCGGCAGCGCAATTAACTGTTTCTTGTAAAGGGATGACATGAGCAAAACGCAAAAGCAGGTCTTTTCGCCGAACAAATTGGCGGTAAACCGTGAGCGAGTGGAGGCTTATTGCCGCAATGAACCGATTTACCCGGTGACCATGGAACTGGACCTGACCCAAAAATGCACCCGGAGCTGCCCCAACTGTCCCTACGGCGCCGCTCGGCGCCCCGGCCTAACCCTTTCATTGGAGTTTTTGGCAAAGCTGTTCGCCGTCCTGGGCCCTCATGTCCCCGGCCTGGTGCTCAGCGGGGGCGAGCCCACCTCTGTGCCCTATTATCCCGAGGTGTTGGCCTTGGCCCGGCAAAGCGGCTTCCGGGAGATCTGCACCATCACCAACGGCTCCCTGCTGCATGAGCCCAGGGTGCAGGACGCGCTGCTGCAACACGCCACCGCGGTGCGGGTGTCGCTTTACGACTGGCAGGAGGGGGAAAGCCCCTATTTCCGGCAAAGCCTGCAAAGCCTGGCGGTCCTCAAGCAAAGGGCCGTGGCCGAGGGCAGCACCTTGTCCATCGCCGCCAGCCTGCTCACCCACGGCGATTGGGCGGATCGCCTGGAGCCGGTGGGGCGCCAGGCCCTGGCCACGGGGGTGGATTGGCTCTACTTCCACCCCTATTGCATCGACTGGGACACGGAAAGCCCCTATCAGGCGTCCCAGGAGGGAGTGCTGCAAGCGGTGGAGCGCCTCCAGAGCAACAACGGCTATCCCGGGGAGGTCCAGTTCCCCTACGCGCGCTACGAGCGGACTCCCCTGGAGTTCGCCAAGCTGCACGCGGGCCATTTCCTGCTGCAGGTGGGGGCCGACGGGATCAACTACGCCGGGCCGGAGTGCAAGTACGAGCCGGACTACGCCCTGCTGGACCTGAACCAATACCTGGAAGAGGATTTCTTGTGGCTACCGGAGCGTAGCGCCAAACTGGCCGCGATGAACTCGGATAACTACCGGCCCATCGGCACCCGCCACCGCCCCCCCATCATCAGCGCCTATGTCCAGTCGGTGATGGATGGCCGGGCGCCGCAGGCGCGGAGCCAGGCCGGGGCTTTTCACCAGCCCAACGTCATCTGAGGCGGGAGGGAGGCAGGCATGGCGGCGGCAGCCACGGTCATTATCCCTACCTACGGCAAGGCCCCCTTTCTGCGCCAGGCCCTGGCCAGCGTCCAGAGGCAGACGGTGCGCGAGTTGGAAATATGTGTGGTCTGCGACGGGGTCTCCAACGAACTGCTGGAGATGCTAGAAAAAATAGCCGCATCCGACTCCAGGGTGATGGTCTGGGTCAACCCCAAGGCCCCGCGCACCGGCGAGGTCCATCGCCCCGCCGCCATCGCGGCCACCACTGCCCCTGTCATCTGCTACCTGGGCCACGACGACTTGTGGTTTTCCCACCACGTGTCCACCATGATCCGGCTTTTACAAAACGCCGACTTCGGCCACACCCTGCACTGCGAGGGGGGCTTGGGCCGGGAGCGCTTCGTGGCCCAGCGCTTTTTGTACGGCGATCTGAGCTCCCGGGAAACCGCGCAGGCCATGCTCGACCCGGCCAGGAATTACAACATCGTGGGCCTCACTTTTGCCGGGCACACCCGCGAGGCCTATCAGCGCCTGGCCGAGGGCTGGAACACCGCCCCGGAGGGAGTGCCGACGGACCTGCACATGTGGCGCAAGTTTCTGCGGGCGCCCTGGTGCCGCTGCGTCAGCCACTTAGGGGTCACTGCCCTGCACTTTGCCAAGGCCTATCGCAGCCAACTGTTCTCCGACGAGGCCTTCGCGGCCGAGCTGGAGCGCTACCTGGCCGTCATGGCCGCTCCGGATTTGCTGCAAGAACTGCACGCCGCCGCGCTGGGCGGGCTTTTCCGCTACCAGCGGGACATGCTGGGGGAGTGCCGCCCCGGTCTGAGCGGGGAGACCGTGCGCCAACTTATTTTGACCACCCCGTGCAACGACTTCTGGTCCCGATGCTGGAGGCTCCTCAAAAGACGGCTGAGAATCGGCTTCTGAGCTTTAAACTATACACGTGTTGACTATTGACCGGTCCGGCGATATCCTGGGGGCATAGGTTAAAGCCGATTGCCTGACCCCTTGCCGGAGCCCGCCGCCCATGCCCAGCCCCTGGCCCGCCGACCGTCCCCGCGCGGTGATCCACCTCAACGTGGCCGATTTCGCCGTGGCCGTAGAGCGCCTGGAGGACGCCGCGCTGCGCGACCGGCCGGTGATCGTGGCCCCTTTGGGCGCGGCCCGGGCCCGGGTGTGGGACATGAGCGAGGAGGCCTTCCAGGCTGGGGTGCGCAAGCACATGCCCCTGGCCCAGGCCGCGCGCCTGTGCCGCGACGCCAAGATCGCCGCCCCCCGCCCCCACCGCTACGAGCGGGCCATGGCCGCCCTGCTCAAACGGGCCGCGCCCTTTTCGCCCCTGGTGGAGGCCGAGGAGGACAGCGGCCATTTGTTTCTGGACCTCACCGGCACCGGCCGCCTCTTCGGCCCGCCCCAGGACGTGGCCCGGCGCATCCGGTGCACCGTGCGGGGCGAGCTGGGCCTGGACCCCATCTGGGGCCTGGCCGCCAACAAACTGGTGGCCAAGGTGGCCACCCGGGTGGTCAAGCCCAAGGGGGAGCACGTGGTGGAGCAGGGGGGCGAGGAGGCCTTTTTGCGGCCCTTGCCACTGTTTCTGCTGCCCGGCCTGGAGCGCCGGGATCTGATGACCCTGGGCGAGTTCCATCTGCGCCGAGTGCACCAGGCCCTGGCCTGGGGCCCGGAGCATCTGGCGGTGGTGTTCGGGTCCCGGGCCGGGCAGGTGGGGAGCATCCTGCGCGGCCAAGACGACAGCCCGGTGCTGCCCCTGGGCCAACGGCCGCCGGTGCTCAGGCTGGAGCAGGAGTTCGGCGAGGACACCAACCAGGTCCGGGCCCTGGAAAAGGCCCTGTGGCGGCTGGCGGAGCGGGCCGGGGCGTCCCTGCGCGGCCAGGGCCGGGTGGCCCGCCGCCTGGGGCTGAGCCTGGACTATTCCGACGGGGCCCGCGTCTGGCGCCAGCGCTCGCTGCGGGCGGGAACGGCCAACGATTTCGTGCTGTTCGAGGCGGCTCGCTCCTGCCTGGCCTCGGCCTGGACCCGGCGGGTGCGGGTGCGGCATTTGCGTCTGAGCTTCTCCGGCCTGAGCTTTCCGCCCGCCCAACTGGAGCTGCCCTGGGGCCAAGAAGAACGTCCTTCCGCCCCGGGCGAGGCCCTCTTGGCCGCCCTGGACGCCATCCGCCGCCGCCACGGGCAGGACAAGATCGAGCTCGGGCGCGGCCTGGAGACGGCCTGATGGTCCTGCCGCTGGTGCGCTCCCACTATTCGCTGATGCAAGGCACCGTCTCGCCCAAAGAGTTGGCCCGCCGGGCCAAGGAGCTGGGCCACGCCTGCCTGGCCCTGGCCGACCGGGACAACCTCTACGGCCTGTGGGAGTTCCGCCGGGCTTGCCGGGAGCAGGGCCTGCGCCCCATCACCGGGGCCGAGGTCACCTCCCCGGAGGGCGCGGGGCGGGCCTGGTGCCTGGCGGAGTCGGCGGCGGGCTTTGTGAGCCTGTGCCGTCTGCTCACCCGCCGCCACACCGAGGCGGGCTTCGACCTGGGCCGGGCGGTGGCCGAGGAGGCCCAAGGCCTGGCGGTGCTCACCGACGATGCGCGCCTGCTCGAGGTCTGGCGCGGCCAGGGGGTGCCCGCGCTGGCGGCCCTGCCCCGCAAACCCACCGGGGCCGGCCTGGCTCTCAGGCGCGCGGCCCGCCGCCTGGGCGCGCCCCTGGTGGCCCTGGCCGACGCCTGCCTGCTGGAGCCCGGCGACCGGGCGCGCCACCGGCTGCTCCGGGCCATCGCCCTGAACACCAGCCTGGAGCGCCTGGGCCCGGCCGATACCCCGCCGCCCGAGGCCCTCCTGGCCGGGCCGGAGGACTACGCCCGCCGCTTCGCGCCCCTGCCCGAGGCGCTGCACGGAGCCGCCGCCCTGGCCGAGCGTCTGAGCTTCGTGCCCGCGCCGGGCATCACCATGCCCCCCTGGCACGATGCCCAGGGGCGCAGCGCGGATGAAGCGCTGCGGCAGCGGGCCTACGCCGGGGCGGCGGGGCGCTACGGCTCGCCCCTGCCCGGCGAGGTCATTGCCCGCCTGGAGCGCGAGCTGGCCATCATCGCGGGCAAGGGCTTCTCCTCCTACTTCCTGGTGGTGGAGGACATAGTCAAGCGCAGCCCGCGCATCTGCGGCCGGGGCTCGGGCGCGGCGTCGCTGGTGGCCTATTCCCTGGGCATCACCAACGTCTGCCCCATCAAGTTCAACCTCTACTTCGAGCGCTTCATCAACCCCCAGCGGGTGGACCCGCCGGACATCGACGTGGACTTCGCCTGGGATGAGCGCGACGGGGTGATCGAGTCGGTGCTACGGCAATACGCGGGCCGCGCGGCCATGGTGGCCACCCACATTTTTTTCCAGGGCCGCATGGCCATCCGCGAGGTGGCCAAGGTCTACGGCCTGCCCGCGCAGGAGATCAAGCGGGTGACGCGCCATCTGCCCTGGCTGCGGGGGCCGGTGGAAGGCCACACCGGCTTCTACCCCAAGCGCCAGGCCCTGCCGCCCGGAGCCAAGGCCGAGCTGGCCGCCCCCTGGCCCTCGGTGCTGGCCCAAGCTCAGGCCGTCGTGGGCATCCCCCGCCACATCAGCGTGCACGTGGGCGGAGTGGTCATTACCCCCGGCCCCATCAATGAGCACGCTCCCCTGGAGATAGCGCCCAAGGGGGTGCCCATCATCCAATGGGAAAAGGAGGGAGCCGAGGAGGCGGGGCTGGTCAAGATCGACCTGTTGGGCAACCGCTCCCTGGCGGTGATCCGCGACGCGGTGGCTGATCTACGGGGCAATGGCCACGCCTTTGATGAGGCCGCCTGGCAGCCCGAGGACGACCCGGCCACCCAGGGCCTGGTGTCGCGGGGCCTAACCATGGGCTGCTTTTACATCGAGAGCCCGGCCACCCGCCTGTTGCAGGCCAAGGCGGGCCGGGGCGACTACGAGCACCTGGTGATCCACTCCAGCATCATTCGCCCGGCGGCCAACGACTACATCCAGGAGTATCTGCACCGCCTGCACGGCGCGCCCTGGGAGCACATCCATCCCCTGCTGGCCCCCATCCTGGGCGAGACCTACGGCATCATGGTCTACCAGGAGCAGGTGTCCCAGGCGGCCGGAGCCCTGGCCGGTTTCAGCCACGCCGAAGGCGACCGCTTGCGCAAGGTGATGACCTGGAAGGACA contains:
- a CDS encoding radical SAM protein, which gives rise to MSKTQKQVFSPNKLAVNRERVEAYCRNEPIYPVTMELDLTQKCTRSCPNCPYGAARRPGLTLSLEFLAKLFAVLGPHVPGLVLSGGEPTSVPYYPEVLALARQSGFREICTITNGSLLHEPRVQDALLQHATAVRVSLYDWQEGESPYFRQSLQSLAVLKQRAVAEGSTLSIAASLLTHGDWADRLEPVGRQALATGVDWLYFHPYCIDWDTESPYQASQEGVLQAVERLQSNNGYPGEVQFPYARYERTPLEFAKLHAGHFLLQVGADGINYAGPECKYEPDYALLDLNQYLEEDFLWLPERSAKLAAMNSDNYRPIGTRHRPPIISAYVQSVMDGRAPQARSQAGAFHQPNVI
- a CDS encoding DNA polymerase Y family protein produces the protein MPSPWPADRPRAVIHLNVADFAVAVERLEDAALRDRPVIVAPLGAARARVWDMSEEAFQAGVRKHMPLAQAARLCRDAKIAAPRPHRYERAMAALLKRAAPFSPLVEAEEDSGHLFLDLTGTGRLFGPPQDVARRIRCTVRGELGLDPIWGLAANKLVAKVATRVVKPKGEHVVEQGGEEAFLRPLPLFLLPGLERRDLMTLGEFHLRRVHQALAWGPEHLAVVFGSRAGQVGSILRGQDDSPVLPLGQRPPVLRLEQEFGEDTNQVRALEKALWRLAERAGASLRGQGRVARRLGLSLDYSDGARVWRQRSLRAGTANDFVLFEAARSCLASAWTRRVRVRHLRLSFSGLSFPPAQLELPWGQEERPSAPGEALLAALDAIRRRHGQDKIELGRGLETA
- a CDS encoding glycosyltransferase family A protein; translated protein: MAAAATVIIPTYGKAPFLRQALASVQRQTVRELEICVVCDGVSNELLEMLEKIAASDSRVMVWVNPKAPRTGEVHRPAAIAATTAPVICYLGHDDLWFSHHVSTMIRLLQNADFGHTLHCEGGLGRERFVAQRFLYGDLSSRETAQAMLDPARNYNIVGLTFAGHTREAYQRLAEGWNTAPEGVPTDLHMWRKFLRAPWCRCVSHLGVTALHFAKAYRSQLFSDEAFAAELERYLAVMAAPDLLQELHAAALGGLFRYQRDMLGECRPGLSGETVRQLILTTPCNDFWSRCWRLLKRRLRIGF
- a CDS encoding Gfo/Idh/MocA family protein, with the protein product MRASVGLVGCGNWGKNILRDLLKLQARVHVADPDPGARQRATGMGAEAVVAHSDQLPELDGYVLAVPIDLLASEARGLLVRSGPIFSEKTLCSTLAQADELANAGAQGRVFVMHKWEYHQGVRLLRSLAQDGKIGRLAEIQCYRHNWAADMHGGDVLSCLAVHDLTIIRHVLGEIPTPQCSYLSREGGLATGICAVLGRGLRAVLSVSARHAGYYRTVCLHGSRGTLALVDPLADHVIYRDAAGEEKIPFQNSMPLFDELAEFLGYLRGGGEPRCGLERAREVARALDGLRAVELGAEPAG
- a CDS encoding DNA polymerase III subunit alpha, whose product is MVLPLVRSHYSLMQGTVSPKELARRAKELGHACLALADRDNLYGLWEFRRACREQGLRPITGAEVTSPEGAGRAWCLAESAAGFVSLCRLLTRRHTEAGFDLGRAVAEEAQGLAVLTDDARLLEVWRGQGVPALAALPRKPTGAGLALRRAARRLGAPLVALADACLLEPGDRARHRLLRAIALNTSLERLGPADTPPPEALLAGPEDYARRFAPLPEALHGAAALAERLSFVPAPGITMPPWHDAQGRSADEALRQRAYAGAAGRYGSPLPGEVIARLERELAIIAGKGFSSYFLVVEDIVKRSPRICGRGSGAASLVAYSLGITNVCPIKFNLYFERFINPQRVDPPDIDVDFAWDERDGVIESVLRQYAGRAAMVATHIFFQGRMAIREVAKVYGLPAQEIKRVTRHLPWLRGPVEGHTGFYPKRQALPPGAKAELAAPWPSVLAQAQAVVGIPRHISVHVGGVVITPGPINEHAPLEIAPKGVPIIQWEKEGAEEAGLVKIDLLGNRSLAVIRDAVADLRGNGHAFDEAAWQPEDDPATQGLVSRGLTMGCFYIESPATRLLQAKAGRGDYEHLVIHSSIIRPAANDYIQEYLHRLHGAPWEHIHPLLAPILGETYGIMVYQEQVSQAAGALAGFSHAEGDRLRKVMTWKDKGRALGDYREKFVAGALARGVSPACIAEVWEMMMSFAGYSFCKPHSASYARVSFQAAYLKAHYPAEFMAAVISNQGGFYSAFAYVSEARRLGITVRPPCVNRSRVAWSGRGRQVRVGLMAVKGLGRETMERVVARREGDPYRNFDDFLRRVRPAEDEARSLIQAGALAGLHPGSDPAELLWRLARGRRLREAAAREPDLFSAPPPAEAPPLPPGDELERLRRQYAVLGFLPEHHPMVLFAGALQGRGVIKARDLERHVGRRVRLAGWLLTGKTVWTKSDQPMQFLTFEDDTGLVETSFFPAAYRRFAMGLDWLRPYLLEGRVEENFGACTLSVERVLGRIQSASAPPDRGARKKHA